A genomic region of Paenibacillus sp. PL2-23 contains the following coding sequences:
- the hxlA gene encoding 3-hexulose-6-phosphate synthase: protein MELQLALDLVNIPEAKEVVKEVAPYIDIIEIGTPVVINEGLRAVKEIKDAFPTLKVLADLKIMDAGGYGVMKASEAGADIITVLGVSDDSTIKGAVNEARKQNKKIMVDMINVKDIASRAAEIDALGVDYICVHSGYDHQAEGKNSFEDLATIKRVVKQAKTAIAGGIKLQTLPEVISAQPDLVIVGGGITGASDKQAVAAQMHELIKQR from the coding sequence ATGGAACTGCAATTGGCATTAGACCTTGTGAACATCCCGGAGGCAAAAGAAGTCGTTAAAGAGGTTGCCCCTTATATCGATATTATCGAGATTGGCACTCCTGTCGTCATTAACGAAGGCCTGCGCGCCGTCAAAGAAATAAAGGACGCGTTCCCGACGCTGAAGGTATTAGCCGATCTGAAAATTATGGATGCCGGCGGTTATGGAGTCATGAAGGCTTCCGAAGCCGGCGCGGATATTATTACTGTGCTTGGTGTGTCCGACGACTCAACGATCAAGGGTGCGGTTAACGAGGCGCGTAAGCAAAACAAAAAGATTATGGTCGATATGATTAATGTTAAAGATATTGCCTCGCGTGCGGCAGAGATTGACGCGCTTGGCGTAGACTATATCTGCGTTCATTCGGGTTATGACCATCAGGCGGAGGGCAAAAATTCGTTTGAGGACTTGGCTACGATCAAGCGTGTCGTCAAGCAGGCGAAAACAGCAATTGCAGGCGGCATCAAGCTTCAAACTCTGCCTGAGGTCATCAGCGCGCAGCCGGATCTGGTCATTGTCGGCGGCGGCATTACGGGTGCAAGCGACAAGCAGGCTGTAGCAGCTCAAATGCATGAGCTTATTAAACAG
- a CDS encoding helix-turn-helix domain-containing protein: MAKDIRSRIEIDHINCEKELTLALIGGKWKLIILWHLGMDGTKRFSELQKLIPHITQKILTNQLRELEEDQLVERTVYPVVPPKVEYKLTPHGTSLFPILKLMYNWGKHYGEEVLGRSTTSCSP, from the coding sequence GTGGCGAAAGATATTCGTTCCCGAATCGAAATTGATCATATTAACTGTGAGAAAGAATTGACCCTAGCATTAATCGGAGGAAAGTGGAAGCTGATTATACTCTGGCACTTGGGCATGGATGGGACCAAACGGTTCAGTGAGCTGCAAAAGCTTATTCCACATATCACGCAAAAGATTCTCACCAATCAGCTCCGCGAGCTTGAAGAAGACCAGCTTGTGGAACGGACCGTCTATCCCGTTGTTCCGCCGAAGGTCGAATACAAACTGACCCCGCACGGAACAAGCCTGTTCCCGATCTTAAAGCTGATGTATAACTGGGGCAAGCATTATGGCGAAGAGGTGCTCGGAAGAAGCACAACCTCCTGCTCTCCTTAA
- a CDS encoding AraC family transcriptional regulator encodes MYTGEIRLLHYHYWERKQAFQYKEDIYLHWVAFAVLGGRFRYELGSLEEGEAVNGDWVVCPPGTAFRREVLQPLSFFYLGFEWSTPPSNLPLGKLTFADQERLASAYRYLQQLDALPPEQAMLWRNRFIQELWDGYVLQQLLPMADYWGTEDSLMLSARRKLQELAFQNVSMKELADETGLSPVQFTRRFKAAFGCSASEYVRQLRLDHGKRLLIESPLTVDHIAQECGYDNGFYFSRVFSLHIGMSPSEYRKTHRL; translated from the coding sequence TTGTACACCGGAGAAATTCGACTGCTTCATTATCATTACTGGGAGAGAAAACAAGCCTTTCAGTACAAAGAAGACATCTACCTCCATTGGGTCGCTTTTGCAGTGCTAGGGGGCCGCTTTCGGTACGAATTAGGCAGTTTGGAAGAGGGAGAAGCCGTTAACGGCGATTGGGTGGTCTGTCCGCCTGGAACGGCTTTTCGGCGTGAAGTTTTGCAGCCGCTCAGCTTTTTTTATCTGGGCTTTGAATGGTCAACACCTCCATCCAACCTGCCGCTGGGCAAGCTGACCTTCGCCGACCAAGAACGCCTTGCCTCTGCTTACCGATACTTGCAGCAGCTTGACGCTCTTCCTCCCGAACAGGCCATGTTGTGGCGCAATCGATTCATACAAGAGCTTTGGGACGGTTACGTTCTGCAGCAGCTGCTTCCAATGGCTGATTATTGGGGCACAGAAGATTCTCTCATGCTCAGCGCGCGACGCAAGCTTCAAGAGTTGGCCTTCCAGAATGTATCGATGAAAGAGCTTGCAGATGAAACAGGGCTAAGTCCCGTCCAGTTTACCCGTCGCTTCAAGGCTGCATTCGGCTGCTCAGCCTCGGAATATGTACGCCAGCTTCGCCTTGACCACGGGAAGCGACTTTTAATTGAGAGCCCCCTTACCGTGGATCATATCGCACAGGAGTGCGGGTATGACAATGGCTTCTACTTCAGCCGAGTTTTTTCCCTGCATATAGGGATGAGCCCCTCGGAATACCGAAAGACTCATCGGTTATAA